One genomic region from Yamadazyma tenuis chromosome 4, complete sequence encodes:
- the CKB2 gene encoding casein kinase 2 regulatory subunit (COG:D,K,T; EggNog:ENOG503NWRA), translating to MANGVEEEFYTDSSSDFTEYWIDLFLGIKGNEYFCDIDEEYIRDRFNLTGLNQEVNKLPTLIDIITDVIDLESQDEEQRETLEHNARILYGLIHARYILTSRGLNKMFEKYRKGDFGYCPRVNCQLHPLLPVGLNDQPRLASIKLYCAKCEDFYNPKSGRHSVIDGAYFGTSFPAMFFQNFPQAIPVHDRRCYTPKVFGFKLHDYSQLNRWRELQRNKLEKRLLKNGVDIYNKPGGFVMDAPVAKTDDDKKREK from the coding sequence ATGGCCAAcggagttgaagaagagttttACACCGATTCAAGCTCGGACTTCACCGAATATTGGATAGATTTATTCCTTGGAATCAAGGGGAACGAATACTTTTGTGACATTGATGAGGAATATATTCGAGACAGATTTAATCTTACTGGCTTAAACCAAGAAGTGAACAAGTTGCCGACATTGATAGACATAATAACAGACGTGATTGACTTAGAGCTGCAGGACGAAGAACAACGAGAGACTCTTGAGCACAATGCCAGAATATTGTATGGATTGATACATGCTAGGTACATCTTAACGTCAAGAGGATTGAACAAGATGTTCGAAAAATACCGTAAGGGGGACTTTGGATATTGTCCCCGAGTCAACTGTCAGTTACATCCATTATTACCAGTAGGGTTGAATGATCAACCAAGATTGGCATCAATCAAATTATATTGTGCAAAATGTGAAGATTTTTATAACCCCAAATCCGGCCGACACTCGGTGATTGATGGGGCATACTTTGGCACTTCTTTTCCGGCCAtgttcttccaaaactttCCTCAGGCCATACCTGTTCATGATAGAAGGTGTTATACCCCTAAGGTATTTGGGTTCAAACTACATGACTACTCGCAGTTGAATAGATGGAGAGAACTCCAGAggaacaagttggagaaacggttgttgaagaatggaGTGGACATATATAACAAGCCGGGAGGATTCGTGATGGATGCCCCCGTTGCCAAAACAGATGATGATaagaagagagaaaagTAA
- the MSW1 gene encoding Tryptophan--tRNA ligase, mitochondrial (EggNog:ENOG503NUPK; COG:J), with amino-acid sequence MFTTATVTETKKFPSGSTVFSLIQPTGKIHLGNYLGAVSNWKDISQADEDPSTRYIFGTADLHALTSVKDQQVLKNARHEAIASLLATGISPERCIIYHQSSVPEHAQLSWVLTCLTSMGALNRMTQWKSKSKVDEMSSISDLETMGKTKAGVFTYPILQSADVLIYKSTHVPVGEDQAQHLELTRTIAQAFNSTYKTDFFPIPKSVLTPTKKILSLKNPSKKMSKSDADQNSCIYITETPDSIAKKIRKAATDSIQGKVYFDPENRPGVSNLINIVSGLSRKSIDETVKDLDWVKDHKQLKDHVTEMIVEEFKPKRHIFDDLMSDVAYLEQVTNKGREKAKAIAGPNMKEIERLIGLD; translated from the coding sequence ATGTTTACAACTGCTACAGTTACagaaaccaagaagtttcCGTCCGGGTCGACTGTTTTTTCCCTTATTCAGCCAACTGGAAAAATACACTTGGGAAACTACCTAGGCGCTGTTTCGAATTGGAAAGATATATCTCAGGCCGATGAGGACCCCAGCACTCGGTACATCTTTGGCACGGCAGACTTGCATGCGTTAACGTCGGTTAAAGACCaacaggtgttgaaaaatgcTAGACACGAAGCTATTGCCAGTCTTTTGGCAACAGGTATAAGTCCAGAAAGATGTATCATTTATCACCAGTCGAGTGTCCCCGAGCATGCCCAGCTTTCGTGGGTGCTCACTTGTCTCACGAGTATGGGAGCATTGAACCGGATGACTCAATGGAAGCTGAAGTCCAAGGTTGATGAGATGAGCTCTATTAGCGATTTGGAAACCATGGGGAAGACCAAGGCAGGAGTATTCACGTACCCCATATTGCAGTCGGCCGACGTGCTCATCTACAAATCCACCCATGTGCCGGTGGGCGAGGACCAAGCCCAACATTTAGAGTTGACCAGAACCATCGCTCAGGCCTTCAACAGCACCTACAAAACGGATTTTTTCCCTATTCCCAAGTCTGTTTTGACACCCACCAAGAAGATTCTCTCTTTAAAGAACCCCAGCAAGAAAATGTCAAAGTCTGATGCCGACCAGAACTCTTGTATATATATTACTGAGACACCAGATTCCATTGCAAAAAAAATCCGCAAAGCAGCCACCGATTCCATCCAAGGAAAGGTGTATTTTGATCCTGAAAATAGGCCCGGGGTGTcgaacttgatcaacataGTGTCAGGGTTGTCCAGAAAGTCGATTGACGAAACTgtcaaagatcttgattGGGTCAAGGACCACAAGCAATTGAAGGATCACGTGACAGAGATGATTGTGGAGGAGTTCAAACCCAAACGGCATATTTTTGATGACCTCATGTCGGATGTGGCGTACCTTGAACAGGTAACGAACAAGGGCCGGGAAAAGGCCAAAGCTATTGCTGGGCCCAATATGAAAGAAATTGAACGGCTTATTGGACTCGATTAA
- the SEC13 gene encoding GTPase-activating protein S13 (COG:U; EggNog:ENOG503NU25): MVTIGNAHDDLIHDAVLDYYGKRLATCSSDNTIKLFDIEGESYKLVETLVGHEGPVWQVSWAHPKFGSILASCSYDGKALIWKEQPETRQWSIIAEHKVHQASVNSVSWAPHELGAVLLCSSSDGKVSVVDFKDDGTSSHVIFDAHAIGVNSASWAPITSVDSKSPTPERKFVTCGSDNLAKIWKFSAKDNKYVEEARLEGHSDWVRDVSWSPSVLIRSYIATASQDRTVLIWSQDKSGKWQKQLLTDEKFPDVCWRCSWSLSGNILAVSGGDNKVSLWKENLQGKWESAGEVDQ; the protein is encoded by the coding sequence ATGGTTACAATTGGTAACGCCcatgatgatttgattcATGATGCAGTTTTGGATTACTACGGTAAGAGATTGGCGACCTGTTCTTCAGATAATACCATCAAGTTATTTGACATCGAAGGTGAATCCTATaaattggtggaaactTTGGTGGGCCACGAAGGTCCTGTGTGGCAAGTTTCCTGGGCCCATCCCAAATTCGGGTCCATTTTGGCCTCCTGCTCCTATGATGGCAAAGCTTTGATCTGGAaagaacaaccagaaaCTAGACAATGGTCAATTATAGCTGAACATAAGGTTCATCAAGCTAGTGTTAATTCGGTATCTTGGGCTCCTCATGAATTGGGAGCCGTGTTATTatgctcttcttctgatggAAAAGTCTCCgtggttgatttcaaagatgaCGGAACCTCATCGCATGTTATATTCGATGCTCACGCTATAGGAGTGAACTCTGCATCATGGGCTCCAATTACTAGTGTTGATTCCAAGTCTCCAACACCTGAAAGAAAGTTTGTCACTTGTGGATCAGACAATTTGGCTAAGATTTGGAAATTCAGTGCCAAGGACAATAAGTacgttgaagaagccaGATTGGAAGGTCACAGTGATTGGGTTCGGGATGTATCCTGGTCTCCGTCGGTTTTAATTCGGTCTTACATTGCAACTGCCTCTCAAGACCGTACGGTGTTGATTTGGAGCCAAGACAAATCTGGAAAATGGCAGAAACAACTTTTGACCGATGAAAAATTCCCAGACgtttgttggagatgttCATGGTCTTTGTCGGGCAATATATTAGCAGTATCGGGAGGTGATAATAAGGTCAGCTTGTGGAAAGAAAATTTACAAGGAAAATGGGAGTCCGCCGGAGAAGTGGATCAGTAA
- a CDS encoding uncharacterized protein (EggNog:ENOG503P7WI) — MDGDVEQRRMQVKVLYSFNDNPTVFLSRSSGMHNVRVAEIPTNTMVDELIMLGGFDLKHCIKQIITSSPENFHLQTHDYAVYYKDLTEQPDEPFVSHGIFSELLQDSESTLIPGRVCQNVSANFLFGKKSDSSSLTLEIRLKLHTIEREHSSASATPKISQQQSQSQQQQSKRSAEVDLSNEYRQQKAQRSSYTAPVKATRTKSLPAFPQIYNNHMYSIRNADKLNTPSKYDPQSVLDRFKSASFVDAQVIAKPKVLRRRKQSYQNQVRGYASGASGASVATRSNSMIEPMRAMRTRSMVTNRHTPLMISSPIHEEGSSDTDDTEYNENSAQTVDAEDEDDEDDIEDAVEADNSPYTPQQPPYKPSNDRKHGFHSLPDLEDLDSKKTHTIPGTKLPENHGLLCVNPNCVTEESITWRYFEMNFHPNYFEIRNSKEFNKKNYEGMFGPLCNACYLFLRNKGFMRPEAVVKKYLKQQKYKRELKEREEREGQEEDKVDKGDEEFRFHDKHFQAPNRRPGQIASSPMVSMASHKFATPSHTPSEINQVIQNTRFGTQNDLSDFINQLNNFGGPLTDIDPLPQDLQDVTPPMMATKSNTRVINIDQGSDDKENCPPIDVTQFHNSSSPARNGTDDFEKMIIRSFNHAPPTQRSSPIDHHNEWMNSLFGENPTPKDQVTPLDTSMSKHESNNDTIPSKSGSNVRDSKGSKVHPGLPQMKTFSTRRSPRLNKTKSVTTTMPSSPLLATKSSSDDKLDTFLDEASLEIIEDEIRNLHKHHPNYKSDSPQPEATRNDTTNSVLSLYQNKRLGTHSSSPGSEIFSDDIHQKSHSQQVQSREQHLEYSKKSNRINQQQSK, encoded by the coding sequence atggatggtgatgttgaacaaagaagaatgcAAGTGAAAGTCTTGTATTCCTTCAATGATAATCCCACTGTGTTCTTATCACGATCTAGTGGTATGCACAACGTCAGAGTGGCCGAAATCCCCACAAATACCATGGTGGATGAACTAATTATGTTGGGAGGCTTCGACTTGAAACATTGTATCAAACAGATCATAACAAGCTCACCCGAAAATTTCCATTTGCAAACGCATGACTATGCTGTTTACTACAAGGATTTGACGGAACAACCGGACGAACCTTTTGTATCTCATGGAATTTTTTCAGAATTGCTTCAGGATTCAGAATCCACGTTGATACCTGGCAGGGTTTGTCAGAATGTCTCTGCAAACTTTTTATTTGGTAAGAAGAGTGATTCGTCTTCCCTTACATTGGAAATAAGGTTGAAATTACATACGATTGAGAGAGAACACTCTTCAGCTTCTGCCACTCCTAAGATTTCCCAACAACAGTCACaactgcaacaacaacaactgAAACGGTCTGCCGAAGTGGATCTTTCAAATGAATACAGACAACAAAAGGCCCAGAGAAGTAGTTACACTGCTCCAGTAAAGGCCACCAGAACCAAGTCTTTACCAGCATTTCCTCAAATCTACAATAACCACATGTACAGTATAAGAAATGCTGACAAGCTCAACACTCCTTCAAAGTATGATCCACAAAGCGTATTGGATCGGTTTAAGCTGGCatcttttgtggatgctcAGGTGATTGCCAAGCCCAAGGTTTTGAGGAGAAGAAAACAGTCTTATCAAAACCAAGTCAGAGGATATGCTTCAGGAGCTAGTGGTGCGTCAGTAGCTACCAGATCCAATTCTATGATTGAACCTATGAGAGCCATGagaacaagatcaatggTCACAAACAGACATACtccattgatgatatcatcTCCCATACATGAAGAAGGATCCAGTGACACTGATGATACCGAATATAATGAAAACAGCGCTCAAACAGTGGATGcggaagatgaagatgacgaagacgacATTGAAGATGCAGTAGAAGCTGACAATTCTCCTTATACACCACAACAACCACCATACAAACCTAGTAACGATAGAAAGCATGGGTTCCATTCTTTACctgatcttgaagatttagACAGCAAGAAAACCCATACTATTCCGGGCACCAAATTACCAGAGAATCATGGTTTGTTATGTGTGAACCCCAATTGTGTAACAGAAGAAAGTATAACATGGAGATACTTTGAAATGAATTTCCATCCTAATTATTTTGAAATCCGAAACTCcaaagaattcaacaagaagaactaCGAAGGAATGTTCGGACCTTTGTGTAATGCTTGTTACTTATTTTTACGTAACAAGGGTTTCATGAGGCCAGAAGCAGTTGTGAAGAAATACCTCAAGCAGCAAAAATACAAGAGAGAATTAAAggaaagagaagaaagggAAGGTCAGGAAGAGGACAAGGTAGACAAgggtgatgaagaattcagGTTTCATGATAAGCATTTCCAGGCTCCAAACAGAAGACCTGGTCAAATTGcatcttctccaatggTGTCTATGGCCAGTCATAAGTTTGCTACACCATCTCATACTCCTTCCGAAATAAATCAAGTTATCCAGAACACAAGATTTGGTACTCAAAACGATTTGAGTGACTTCATTAAccagttgaacaatttTGGTGGGCCTTTAACAGATATTGACCCATTACCTCAAGATTTGCAAGACGTAACACCGCCTATGATGGCCACAAAATCGAACACGAGAGTGATTAACATTGACCAAGGTAGTGATGATAAAGAAAACTGTCCTCCAATTGACGTTACCCAATTCCATAATTCGAGTTCTCCTGCTAGGAATGGGAcagatgattttgaaaagatgATCATTAGATCTTTCAATCATGCACCTCCGACTCAAAGATCCAGTCCAATTGACCATCACAATGAATGGATGAATAGTTTGTTTGGTGAAAATCCTACGCCCAAAGATCAAGTGACTCCTCTTGATACGAGCATGTCCAAGCATGAATCCAATAATGACACAATTCCATCTAAGAGTGGTTCAAATGTAAGAGACAGTAAAGGTCTGAAAGTTCACCCTGGCTTACCACAAATGAAGACCTTCAGTACCAGAAGATCACCACGATTGAATAAGACCAAACTGGTGACTACAACCATGCCGTCGTCTCCTTTACTTGCAACAAAGAGCTCTTCTGACGATAAGCTCGATACttttttggatgaagctAGTCTTgaaattattgaagatgaaataaGAAACCTACACAAGCATCACCCAAACTACAAGAGTGATTCACCTCAACCTGAAGCCACCCGTAATGATACAACAAACCTGGTGTTATCGTTGTACCAAAATAAACGGCTTGGGACCCACAGTTCCTCTCCAGGAAGTGAAATCTTCAGTGATGACATTCATCAGAAGTCACACTCACAGCAGGTGCAATCTCGGGAACAGCATCTCGAATACTCTAAGAAGTCCAACAGGATAAATCAGCAGCAATCAAAATAA
- a CDS encoding uncharacterized protein (EggNog:ENOG503PQE1), giving the protein MEEFGDIGSKLGDLISNLATQLSDTTTQVETLERLSKKLVPENELPGFLREVRTINGNGNSQSQTSVDAETQMIRNLEVQRSQLVMDIQKQEYIRQKISELVNHNSEMVYSVKEYMENKPKITKDDYTAINNRVVHYVDDFLKSNILSLHINNVEMKKNLQSVELLMEQLRKQIEQNYEILSSTEYQENLNQIIQKLNQIHHTFVSS; this is encoded by the coding sequence ATGGAGGAATTTGGCGATATCGGCCTGAAGTTGGGCGACTTgatctccaacttggccacACAGCTCCTGGATACCACCACACAGGTGGAAACCTTGGAACGTTTGTCGAAAAAATTGGTTCCAGAGAACGAACTCCCGGGGTTTTTGAGAGAGGTTAGAACAATTAATGGGAACGGAAACTCCCAGTCACAGACTTCAGTTGATGCCGAAACGCAAATGATTCGAAACCTCGAAGTACAAAGGCTGCAATTGGTTATGGATATTCAGAAACAGGAGTATATACGACAGAAGATTTCCGAGTTGGTCAATCATAATTCCGAAATGGTGTACAGCGTGAAGGAGTACATGGAAAATAAGCCtaaaatcaccaaagatgaTTATACGGCAATCAATAACCGAGTTGTTCACTATGTGgatgactttttgaagctgAACATTTTGTCCTTACATATCAACAACgtggagatgaagaaaaatcttcaaagtgtGGAGTTGTTAATGGAGCAATTACGCAAGCAAATCGAACAGAACTACGAAATCCTCCTGTCAACTGAATATCAAGAGAACCTAAATCAAATCATACAGAAACTCAACCAGATACATCATACTTTTGTTAGTTCATGA
- the PNP1 gene encoding Purine nucleoside phosphorylase (EggNog:ENOG503NYZ0; COG:F), translating to MSSGIFDVNEYSITIEEAANTVKAKLLKYEQLRKPRVMIICGSGLGGIVNILQEPRIELRYEEIPGFKSSTVSGHAGKLVFGLIGDNKVPVMCMVGRLHFYEGYTFQETTFPIRLAKAIDIETVVVTNAAGGVNSDFKVGDLMLINDHINFPGFAGFNALRGPNLVEYGPRFLPLSDAYDFDLRRLFFKSKKKLGIDRTVHEGVYFFAAGPTYESRAEVRMIRTLGGDAVGMSTVPEVVVARHSQLKVLALSLITNVGVGEKPPSALDESPVRLDEGMANHEEVLEAANEASKDVQKIFEATINQL from the coding sequence ATGAGCTCAGGCATATTTGATGTTAATGAATACTCCATAACTATTGAGGAAGCAGCAAACACGGTAAAAGCCAAGCTACTAAAATATGAGCAATTGAGGAAGCCCCGTGTGATGATCATCTGTGGATCCGGTTTGGGAGGAATAGTGAATATCTTACAAGAACCCCGGATTGAACTTAGGTATGAAGAGATTCCTGGTTTTAAATCTTCAACTGTCTCCGGACATGCTGGTAAATTGGTGTTTGGGTTAATAGGTGATAACAAGGTTCCAGTTATGTGTATGGTCGGAAGATTACATTTTTATGAAGGATACACCTTCCAAGAAACCACCTTTCCTATAAGATTAGCCAAGGCAATTGACATTGAAacggtggtggtgacaaaTGCAGCTGGTGGGGTCAATAGTGACTTCAAAGTAGGAGACTTAATGCTTATCAACGACCATATCAATTTCCCGGGATTTGCTGGGTTTAATGCTTTAAGAGGACCTAATTTAGTTGAGTATGGACCTAGATTTTTACCTTTATCTGATGCCTATGATTTCGATTTGAGACGACTTTTCTTtaaatccaagaagaagttgggaatTGATAGAACTGTTCATGAAGGAGTCTacttttttgcagccggACCAACTTATGAATCGAGAGCGGAAGTAAGAATGATTAGAACTTTAGGTGGTGATGCGGTGGGGATGTCCACTGTCCCCGAGGTTGTTGTAGCCCGTCATAGTCAATTGAAAGTGTTGGCTTTATCATTAATTACAAacgttggagttggtgaaaaacCTCCCAGTGCCTTAGACGAGAGCCCAGTGAGGCTAGATGAGGGAATGGCCAATCATGAAGAAGTCTTGGAAGCTGCCAATGAAGCATCCAAGGATGTGCAAAAGATCTTTGAAGCTACGATCAACCAATTATAG